The following DNA comes from Leptospirales bacterium.
AGTAAGGCCGCGATCCGTCCCCGATCCACTCCAGCAGATCAAGTATCAGCGGTTTCAATGTGGCAGAGGGGGCTTCATTCATGTCTTCGGCGCTATTCACCTGCAATATACGGCTTCCTGAGTACGGAGTCAAGATGTCTAAGTCGGCCAGGCGCCTTTTCCCAATTGCCCAAGCGGTCGATGGCGCCGTTGCCATCATTCAAGAGCACAAATTAACTGGTTGAAAATGGAAGGATATGTGCCCTGCTGCACAACGAATCGAGGGGAACAAGCATGTACAGATGGACCGGATGGGTTGCGGAACTTCTCCTGAAGTTGCTGAGCAGAAAAGCGCCTTTATCCTTCGAGCAGAGCTGTCGTTCCCAGAGCAAGATCCTTCAGGATTTGGTGCATCGAGCAGCGGCGACCAGGTTTGGGATCGATCACGATTTCAAATCCATTCGGACGATTGAAGAATACCAGCAGCAGGTAAGGCTGCGCAGTTACGCTGATTTCTGGAGCGAATACTGGGAAAAGGCCTTTCCGCGTCTGGTAAACAACACCTGGCCGGGGCGGATTCCCTATTTTGCAAGGACCTCGGGAACGACCACTGGCAAGAGCAAGTACATACCCTGCACGCTGGAGATGGTCCGGTCAAACAACAGAGCGGGCCTTGTCGTTATGCTGGAGCATTTGCGAAACAGGCCCAGAAGCAAGGTCCTTCGCGGCCGTTACTTTATGTTTGCTGGCAGTCCAAATTTGGAGCAGTTGAGCGCGGACGTTTTTGCCGGCGAATTGAGCGGCATTGCAGCCCGCGAAACCCCAAGCTGGGCTGGCAAGGACCGTAACTACCCCCCGCCTGAACTGGCCAGGATTACGGACTGGAACGAGAAACTGGATGCAGTCAGCGCCGATTGTCTGAACAAAAACATTCGTGCGATCAGCGGACTTCCGTCCTGGCTTCAGATTCTCTTTCTTCGCATCTTTAAGGATAAGCCCGTGGCCAATGCCGGCCTGGCGAGTTATTTTCCCGATCTTGAATTGATTGTACACGGGGGAATGAGCCTCGAGCCCTATCGCCAGTACTTCCAGCAAATCGCTGCCGGAATGAATCTTGATTATAGAGAAATCTATGCCGCCAGCGAAGGATTCTTTGCCATCGCCGACCGCGCTCACGGCGAGGGCTTGCGCTTGATTCCCGACAACGGAATCTTCTATGAATTCGTACGATTGGAAGACTTTCATTCATTGAATCCAAAACGCAACTGGATTGAGAATATCGAAAACGACGTCGACTATGTTCTCGTCGTGTCTACCTGCGCCGGCCTATGGAGTTATGTCGTCGGAGATATCGTTCGCTTTGTCGACCGGAAGAACCTGCGGCTGCTGTTCAGCGGCCGGCTTTCACAGACGCTGTCGATGTTTGGCGAAAAAGTTCTGAATGAAGAGGTCGAACTGGCTCTGTCGAAGGCCTTGAAGGCCCTGAACGCGACCCTCAAGGATTTTGCCATCCACTCTGCATTTACAAAAGAGGACAGGGCAAAAGGTATTCACACATATATTATCGAACTGGCAGAGGAAGCCGCTGGAATCGAACAGAAGCTGGCGCGAATGATTGATCAGAACTTGATTGATAGCAATTCTGGATATGCCACCAGGCGAAAGAGCGATATCAATATTGTCGAACCGCGCGTGATCCTTGGCCGAAAGGGACTCTTCGAGAGCTGGATGAATTCCATGGGAAAAACCGGGGGACAGCATAAGGTTCCCCGGCTGATCAATGATGCGCAGATGACCGATCTTCTTGCCAGGAATCAGGCGCAGTGAAGCGAGCGTCCCTCGTTTTTGGGGCGCAAGCGAGCGCGCTGCAAGCTACTGCTGGCTCTTTCTATAGTCGTCGGTTAGCATACCCGAATATCCCCAGTGATCCTCCGCAATCTGCTGAATCACAATATGGGTATGTTCCGGCCGTTTGCCGAGGATACGCGTCACTGAATCCGTGACCTCTTTGACCAATTGAGAGCGCTGTTCTCGCGTTGCTCCTTGCGTAATCTGGATGTTCACATAGGGCATAGGCATCTCCTCCAAAGACCGGTACAGGAGATTGCTTCGCGATGTCACGGGAGAAATTCAACCCGCAGCAGATTCGGCGGGACCGGGCGGGATAACGTGCCGATTCTTTCGCAAATAGGAGCGGGTTCCACCTGACTCAAGCGCTTGCCGACTCCTGCGCTTCGCCTCTTAATAGATCAATATTCAAATACTTCCGCGATGTCCACTGCGTTCCAG
Coding sequences within:
- a CDS encoding GH3 auxin-responsive promoter family protein, which gives rise to MYRWTGWVAELLLKLLSRKAPLSFEQSCRSQSKILQDLVHRAAATRFGIDHDFKSIRTIEEYQQQVRLRSYADFWSEYWEKAFPRLVNNTWPGRIPYFARTSGTTTGKSKYIPCTLEMVRSNNRAGLVVMLEHLRNRPRSKVLRGRYFMFAGSPNLEQLSADVFAGELSGIAARETPSWAGKDRNYPPPELARITDWNEKLDAVSADCLNKNIRAISGLPSWLQILFLRIFKDKPVANAGLASYFPDLELIVHGGMSLEPYRQYFQQIAAGMNLDYREIYAASEGFFAIADRAHGEGLRLIPDNGIFYEFVRLEDFHSLNPKRNWIENIENDVDYVLVVSTCAGLWSYVVGDIVRFVDRKNLRLLFSGRLSQTLSMFGEKVLNEEVELALSKALKALNATLKDFAIHSAFTKEDRAKGIHTYIIELAEEAAGIEQKLARMIDQNLIDSNSGYATRRKSDINIVEPRVILGRKGLFESWMNSMGKTGGQHKVPRLINDAQMTDLLARNQAQ
- a CDS encoding 4-oxalocrotonate tautomerase family protein, which codes for MPYVNIQITQGATREQRSQLVKEVTDSVTRILGKRPEHTHIVIQQIAEDHWGYSGMLTDDYRKSQQ